One region of Termitidicoccus mucosus genomic DNA includes:
- a CDS encoding sodium:solute symporter family protein, producing the protein MKLSPYDVLIILVPLAFVLGISIYLKRYMRSVADFLAASRCAGRYLICTALAETGSSVMLLITALEVFSKTGFSLNFWNTARDIIFFFVAVFGLVVYRFRETRALTFHQFFEMRYSRGLRVFASFLAVFSGIFNFGVQPAVGARFFVYFCDLPRHMFIGPLQVPTYVVIMFVLMGISLYFALSGGQISVMITDCIEGVISGFFYLIIAIFIICTISVSQMHDALTSGVPGASFVDPFEIGGRQDFNGIYILLSIALSFYYYRGTAWQQGFAAAAKTAHEGRMAQILGNWRGYSYIAMSVLISIAAFTVLHHADFAPQQAMVRDGLATIDNAQLRTQMSMPMALGAFLAPGVKGCLLSILLFGLLAAQGVQLHGHGSTILQDVIMPLRKKPFEPRAHVRWLKVTVFCVAAFACFFSIIFKPVDYLVMIVALIGAIYLGGIGFVVWGGLYWKRGTNAGAWTAMIIGSSLGVTFNIVQQFWKPLAQWLAGVVSPGGAVGGFLAANPENCPFNGVQLSAFIAAVAGSSYVIVSLLTCRQPFNLDKMLHRGIYKLEYAAKVARPVRKNWLTRLLNIDENFTRGDKAITIGIVGWTVGLNVLAVGILLWTLFVGRLSEDWWFDYAMITSVWVCLVMAIITTIWFAIGVWKDLRSLFRQLDSVRREDADDGTVVKSEPGK; encoded by the coding sequence ATGAAATTAAGCCCATACGATGTTCTCATCATCCTGGTGCCGCTGGCATTTGTCCTGGGAATTTCGATCTATCTGAAACGCTACATGCGCAGCGTGGCCGATTTCCTTGCGGCCAGCCGCTGCGCCGGGCGCTATCTGATTTGCACCGCGCTGGCCGAGACCGGCTCCAGTGTGATGCTGCTCATCACGGCGCTGGAGGTTTTTTCCAAAACCGGGTTTTCGCTGAATTTTTGGAACACCGCCCGCGACATCATTTTTTTCTTCGTGGCCGTGTTCGGCCTTGTCGTCTATCGATTCCGCGAGACGCGGGCCCTGACGTTCCACCAGTTTTTCGAAATGCGTTACAGCCGGGGGCTGCGCGTGTTCGCGAGTTTCCTCGCCGTGTTCTCGGGCATATTCAACTTCGGCGTGCAGCCGGCGGTCGGGGCCCGGTTCTTTGTCTATTTTTGCGATCTGCCCAGGCACATGTTCATCGGGCCGCTTCAAGTGCCCACGTATGTTGTCATCATGTTTGTGCTGATGGGCATCTCGCTCTACTTCGCGCTCAGCGGCGGCCAGATCAGCGTGATGATCACCGACTGCATCGAAGGTGTCATATCCGGCTTCTTTTATCTGATAATAGCGATTTTTATCATCTGCACCATTTCCGTCTCGCAGATGCACGACGCGCTCACCTCCGGCGTGCCGGGCGCGTCGTTTGTCGATCCGTTCGAGATTGGCGGGCGGCAGGATTTCAACGGCATTTACATACTGCTGAGCATCGCGCTGAGCTTTTATTATTATCGCGGGACCGCGTGGCAGCAGGGTTTCGCGGCGGCGGCGAAGACGGCGCACGAGGGGCGGATGGCGCAGATTCTCGGCAACTGGCGCGGTTACAGTTATATTGCGATGAGCGTGCTCATATCCATCGCCGCGTTCACCGTGCTGCATCACGCCGATTTCGCCCCGCAGCAGGCGATGGTGAGGGACGGGCTGGCAACCATCGACAACGCGCAGCTCCGCACGCAGATGAGCATGCCGATGGCCCTGGGCGCGTTTCTCGCGCCGGGTGTGAAAGGATGCCTGCTCTCGATTCTGCTGTTCGGGCTGCTGGCCGCGCAGGGCGTGCAGTTGCACGGCCACGGCTCGACCATCCTCCAGGATGTCATCATGCCGTTGCGCAAAAAACCGTTCGAACCCCGGGCGCACGTGCGCTGGCTGAAGGTCACGGTGTTTTGCGTGGCGGCCTTCGCGTGCTTCTTCAGCATCATATTCAAGCCCGTCGATTACCTTGTGATGATCGTGGCGCTCATCGGCGCGATTTACCTCGGCGGCATCGGCTTTGTGGTGTGGGGCGGTTTGTATTGGAAGCGGGGCACCAATGCCGGCGCCTGGACGGCCATGATCATCGGCTCCAGCCTCGGCGTCACGTTCAATATCGTGCAGCAATTCTGGAAGCCTCTCGCGCAGTGGCTCGCGGGTGTCGTTTCGCCGGGCGGCGCAGTCGGGGGATTCCTGGCGGCGAATCCGGAAAACTGCCCGTTCAACGGCGTGCAGCTTTCGGCGTTCATCGCCGCCGTGGCCGGCTCGTCCTATGTCATCGTGTCGCTCCTCACCTGCCGCCAGCCATTCAATTTGGACAAGATGCTGCATCGCGGAATATACAAGCTGGAATACGCCGCCAAGGTCGCCAGACCCGTGCGAAAGAACTGGCTCACCCGGCTCCTGAACATCGACGAGAATTTCACGCGCGGCGACAAGGCGATCACGATCGGCATCGTCGGCTGGACGGTGGGGCTCAACGTGCTCGCCGTCGGCATCCTGCTGTGGACGCTCTTTGTTGGACGCCTTTCGGAGGACTGGTGGTTCGATTATGCGATGATCACGTCGGTATGGGTTTGCCTTGTGATGGCCATAATAACCACGATCTGGTTTGCCATTGGCGTCTGGAAGGATTTGCGCAGCCTGTTTCGCCAGCTCGACTCGGTGAGACGCGAGGATGCCGATGATGGCACCGTGGTGAAGAGTGAACCGGGAAAATAA
- a CDS encoding hydroxyacid dehydrogenase produces MKPKIGVIINKPLRENLFDEVAWRRLHDIGEVMATDAAEPVSRPEAMEILRDCDIAVGSWWAPPPSAELLSVAPALRLWEHVGGSVKHFFAEDWGGRELTVASCKGAIAESVAEMVVGELIVGLRQIIPNAHANRLGAADRPANLKILSASRVAVIGASEVGKAVMERLRPFGCEIALYDPYIKSGDAARLGARLVPDLVELCRQADAVTLHTPALPSTRGLLGRDHFQAMRDDAIFINTSRGECLDEAALAGELAKGRLWAFLDVSSPEPAAADSPLRKLPNVYYTSHLAGPAAHNMGHRAVADIEAFLSGKPPQCVVTRDMLERIA; encoded by the coding sequence ATGAAACCGAAAATCGGCGTGATAATAAACAAGCCCCTCCGCGAAAACCTGTTTGATGAGGTCGCATGGAGGCGTTTGCATGACATCGGCGAGGTGATGGCGACCGACGCGGCCGAGCCGGTATCCCGGCCCGAGGCGATGGAGATTCTGCGCGATTGCGACATTGCCGTCGGCTCCTGGTGGGCGCCGCCGCCGTCCGCCGAGTTGTTATCCGTCGCACCGGCGCTCCGACTTTGGGAGCACGTGGGCGGAAGCGTGAAGCACTTTTTTGCGGAGGACTGGGGCGGACGCGAACTGACGGTCGCCTCGTGCAAGGGGGCGATCGCCGAAAGCGTGGCCGAGATGGTCGTCGGCGAGCTGATTGTCGGATTGCGCCAGATCATCCCCAATGCGCACGCAAACCGTCTAGGGGCGGCGGACAGGCCCGCCAACCTGAAAATCCTCTCCGCCAGCCGCGTGGCGGTCATCGGCGCCTCCGAGGTCGGCAAGGCGGTGATGGAGCGCCTGCGACCTTTCGGCTGCGAGATCGCTTTATATGATCCGTATATAAAATCCGGCGACGCGGCGCGCCTGGGCGCGAGGCTTGTCCCGGACTTGGTTGAATTGTGCAGGCAGGCCGACGCGGTGACCCTGCACACTCCCGCGCTTCCCTCCACGCGCGGGCTGCTGGGCAGGGACCATTTTCAAGCCATGCGTGATGATGCCATTTTTATCAATACGTCGCGAGGCGAGTGCCTCGACGAAGCCGCGCTCGCGGGCGAGCTGGCCAAGGGGCGCCTGTGGGCGTTCCTCGATGTTTCGTCCCCGGAGCCGGCGGCGGCGGACAGTCCGCTGCGCAAATTGCCGAATGTATATTACACATCGCACCTGGCCGGCCCCGCGGCCCATAACATGGGACACCGCGCCGTGGCGGACATCGAGGCGTTCCTCTCCGGGAAACCGCCGCAATGCGTGGTCACACGCGACATGCTGGAGCGCATCGCATGA
- a CDS encoding sugar phosphate isomerase/epimerase family protein — translation MNIIFSIYPKFFRTLSLPELAGVARDCGLDAVNLVVRDGYWCEPATLGRDTRKFVRFMKAEGLSVLFATAGWSLEDIEKNPGMLDILAENDIREFRLAYFPAASGETLPSLEVARGAMEKIAGHCARRGVRAIYQVHHTMLVSSASAAWQLVRGLPASAVGIELDPGNQSFEGFEDWEKSVSLLGDYLRAFGIKDTMPVRDESLRGTPAKGWSRQWCPASEGVVNWHEVVRPLVRRRWAGTFVFMPFYHEDDMRRQAAVLKQEVAYVRGVVAAETKSDK, via the coding sequence ATGAATATAATCTTTTCAATCTATCCGAAATTTTTCCGCACCCTGAGCCTGCCGGAACTGGCCGGCGTGGCGCGCGACTGCGGGCTGGATGCCGTGAACCTCGTGGTTCGCGACGGATACTGGTGCGAGCCCGCCACGCTGGGGCGCGACACGCGGAAGTTTGTCCGTTTTATGAAAGCCGAGGGATTGTCCGTCCTCTTCGCCACGGCGGGCTGGAGTCTGGAGGACATCGAAAAGAATCCTGGGATGCTGGATATACTGGCCGAAAACGACATCCGTGAATTCCGTCTCGCCTACTTTCCCGCGGCCAGCGGGGAAACGCTTCCCTCCCTTGAGGTCGCGCGCGGGGCGATGGAAAAAATCGCCGGTCATTGCGCCCGGCGCGGGGTTCGCGCCATTTATCAAGTTCACCACACGATGCTGGTTTCCAGCGCGTCGGCGGCGTGGCAGCTTGTGCGCGGCCTGCCCGCCTCCGCGGTCGGCATCGAACTCGACCCCGGCAACCAGTCGTTCGAGGGTTTTGAGGATTGGGAAAAATCCGTCTCGCTGCTCGGGGATTATCTTCGCGCCTTCGGCATCAAGGACACCATGCCCGTGCGCGATGAGTCCCTTCGCGGGACGCCCGCCAAGGGCTGGTCGCGGCAGTGGTGCCCGGCAAGCGAAGGTGTGGTGAACTGGCACGAGGTCGTGCGCCCGCTGGTGCGCCGCCGGTGGGCTGGCACTTTTGTGTTCATGCCGTTTTATCATGAGGACGACATGCGGCGGCAGGCAGCCGTGCTGAAACAGGAGGTCGCCTATGTGCGCGGCGTCGTGGCGGCGGAGACAAAATCCGACAAATGA
- a CDS encoding alpha-amylase family protein — MKPNSTPLRFRQVHLDFHTSPAISGIGSRFDKKRWQAMLREAAVDSITLFSKCHHGWSYHPTKVGRTHPGLSFDLLRAQYDACKEIGVNAPIYLSAGLDNVMSHEHPEWREIDADGRVVGAPPLQAGFHKMDFLSPYLDYLCDQIAETARLFPDCDGIFLDIVSPFPGCSRWALDHMAKLGLDPRDESHRRRCAEDAFRIYCEKTNAAARVQRADMPVFHNSGHIPRGRRDLLAYQSRLELESLPTGGWGYDHFPESAAYVSQLGLSYLGMTGKFHTTWGEFGGLKHPNALKYECAAMLAFGARCSVGDQLHPDGALDESTYAIIGAAYRDVRDKEPWCANARPVAQIAVLSSESEHPGTTRHNASDTGAVRVLLEEHHAFAMVDRDSDWSPYEVVVFPDDIRVDAALEKKTRAFLGAGGKLFLTGESGLRADGSGFAFDIGAGWDGASEYNPEYILPRAGLRPDFMSTPFVVYPRSQRIRVTTGESLGDVHEPWFNRTFEHFCSHQHAPFRREPSGRAAGVRKGGILCLAHAAFTGYRTHGQAVYRHFIGACLRLLLDGRDLIRTSLPSTARVTLARQEKQNRHIAHLLYANTVSRGGAFKLDGGNANISGDGIEIIEDLTPLFDVRLAVRLPAPPARVTLEPQGREIPFETGADGRTVVTVPRLECHQMVVFHQ, encoded by the coding sequence ATGAAACCAAATTCCACACCGCTCCGCTTCCGGCAGGTTCATCTTGATTTCCACACCTCGCCCGCGATTTCCGGCATCGGCTCGCGTTTTGACAAAAAACGCTGGCAGGCCATGCTTCGCGAGGCGGCGGTCGATTCCATCACGCTGTTTTCCAAATGCCACCACGGCTGGAGCTATCACCCGACCAAGGTGGGGCGGACGCATCCCGGCCTTTCGTTCGACCTGCTCCGCGCGCAATACGACGCCTGCAAGGAGATCGGCGTCAACGCCCCCATCTATCTGTCCGCCGGCCTTGACAACGTCATGTCGCACGAGCATCCTGAGTGGCGCGAGATCGACGCCGACGGGCGCGTCGTCGGGGCGCCCCCGCTCCAGGCCGGTTTCCACAAGATGGATTTCCTGTCGCCCTACCTCGACTACCTGTGCGACCAGATTGCGGAGACGGCCCGCCTGTTTCCCGATTGCGACGGCATTTTCCTCGACATCGTGTCGCCCTTTCCCGGCTGCTCGCGCTGGGCGCTCGACCACATGGCGAAACTGGGGCTCGATCCGCGCGACGAATCGCACCGCCGCCGTTGCGCGGAGGACGCGTTCCGCATTTATTGCGAGAAAACCAATGCCGCGGCCCGCGTCCAGCGCGCCGACATGCCCGTGTTTCACAACTCCGGGCACATCCCGCGCGGACGCCGCGATCTTCTCGCGTATCAAAGCCGCCTCGAGCTCGAATCGCTCCCCACGGGCGGCTGGGGTTACGATCATTTTCCCGAGAGTGCCGCCTACGTTTCGCAACTCGGCCTGTCCTACCTTGGCATGACGGGAAAGTTCCACACCACCTGGGGGGAGTTCGGCGGGCTCAAGCACCCCAACGCGCTCAAATACGAATGCGCCGCGATGCTCGCCTTCGGCGCGCGTTGCAGCGTCGGCGACCAGCTCCACCCGGACGGGGCGCTCGACGAAAGCACCTACGCCATCATCGGCGCCGCCTATCGCGATGTGCGCGACAAGGAGCCTTGGTGCGCGAACGCGCGGCCGGTCGCCCAGATCGCGGTTTTGTCCAGCGAATCCGAGCATCCCGGCACCACCCGGCACAACGCGTCCGATACCGGCGCCGTCCGCGTGCTGCTCGAAGAACATCATGCGTTCGCGATGGTTGACCGCGACAGCGACTGGTCGCCCTACGAAGTCGTCGTCTTTCCCGACGACATCCGCGTGGATGCGGCGCTGGAAAAGAAAACCCGCGCCTTCCTCGGTGCGGGCGGAAAACTTTTCCTCACCGGCGAAAGCGGCCTGCGCGCGGACGGCTCCGGTTTCGCCTTCGACATCGGCGCCGGATGGGACGGCGCGAGCGAATATAATCCCGAGTATATTCTCCCGCGCGCCGGATTGCGGCCCGATTTCATGAGCACGCCCTTCGTCGTTTATCCGCGCTCGCAACGCATCCGTGTCACCACCGGGGAGAGCCTCGGCGACGTGCACGAACCCTGGTTCAACCGCACCTTCGAGCACTTTTGCAGCCACCAGCACGCGCCCTTCCGCCGCGAACCCTCCGGCCGAGCCGCCGGCGTGCGCAAGGGCGGCATCCTCTGCCTTGCCCATGCCGCCTTCACCGGCTACCGCACGCACGGGCAGGCGGTTTACCGTCATTTCATCGGCGCCTGCCTGCGACTGCTGCTCGACGGGCGCGATTTGATCCGGACCAGCCTGCCCTCCACCGCGCGCGTCACGCTCGCGCGGCAGGAAAAACAAAACCGCCACATCGCGCATCTCCTTTACGCCAATACCGTCAGTCGCGGCGGCGCATTCAAACTCGACGGCGGCAACGCCAATATTTCCGGAGACGGCATTGAGATCATCGAGGATTTGACACCGCTTTTCGACGTGCGGCTCGCGGTGCGCCTCCCCGCGCCGCCCGCCCGCGTCACCTTGGAACCCCAGGGCCGGGAAATACCATTTGAAACCGGCGCGGATGGCCGGACGGTTGTTACCGTCCCGCGTCTCGAATGCCACCAGATGGTGGTTTTTCATCAATAG
- a CDS encoding SGNH/GDSL hydrolase family protein yields the protein MINESSITININRACLALLVLFLAAGVPARASRLVDNLKAGRSQTVVAYGTSLTATGQWRADLAGWLNTLDPEGKAKAVVHNSGLSGQASQSGLNNLQGKVIKFKPDTVFIEFAINDAYSGPNYSPKHPDYGMTVEKSMANLSRMIETLKEALPGVEIIIQTMNPVWDSPHGSGVSAKSRPELDAYYEGYRQVAKEYGLLLIDHHPNWVRLREADPELFQTYIRDGTHPTPAGSTAITTPQLKESLAMPAASARGCCQ from the coding sequence ATGATAAACGAATCCTCCATCACGATTAATATAAACCGGGCCTGCCTCGCGCTGCTCGTCCTGTTCCTGGCCGCTGGCGTCCCCGCGCGCGCTTCCCGACTGGTGGACAACCTGAAGGCGGGCCGGAGCCAGACGGTGGTCGCCTACGGCACCAGCCTCACGGCGACCGGCCAGTGGCGCGCCGATCTGGCCGGCTGGCTCAACACCCTCGACCCGGAAGGGAAGGCGAAAGCCGTGGTCCATAACAGCGGGCTTTCCGGGCAGGCCTCGCAATCGGGCCTCAACAATCTGCAAGGCAAGGTGATCAAGTTCAAGCCGGACACTGTGTTTATAGAATTTGCCATCAACGATGCCTATAGCGGCCCGAATTATTCCCCGAAGCATCCTGACTACGGCATGACGGTGGAAAAGAGTATGGCGAATCTCTCCCGCATGATAGAGACGCTCAAGGAGGCGCTGCCCGGCGTGGAAATAATCATACAAACGATGAATCCGGTGTGGGATTCCCCGCATGGCAGCGGGGTCTCCGCCAAATCACGCCCAGAGCTTGACGCCTATTATGAAGGCTACCGGCAGGTTGCAAAAGAATACGGTCTGCTTCTCATCGACCATCATCCGAATTGGGTCAGGCTTCGCGAAGCCGACCCGGAATTGTTTCAAACTTACATTCGCGACGGCACTCACCCGACGCCGGCGGGTTCCACCGCCATCACAACCCCGCAACTCAAGGAGTCGCTTGCGATGCCCGCCGCGTCCGCGCGGGGATGCTGCCAATAG
- a CDS encoding alpha-L-fucosidase, with amino-acid sequence MTTWFSTARYGMFIHYGPYSAAARGEWVANRESYTKDCYIKDCVLPFAASRCDPREWARLARDAGMGYLVLTTRHHDGFCLWDTGTTEFKATRLGPRRDLVREYVDAVRAAGLKVGFYYSTADWFHPDYPGAHHRDWPHGWPDEAGRKRFIQYCRAQLEELMTRYGKIDLLWHDGCIPEPFDGIETNALVKRLQPHIMINNRAGEPCDFYSCEQAIKPAAPGRLWEACMTLNDNWGYHAGDNNWKTPRQVIRMLLETSGNAGNLLLNVGPRADGTIPEESERILREAGDWLRRNREFLPDSERSPFSWNNWGRVTTRGNRIYLHIINSTGATLRQPDIKNRVLRAFCLDGGREVPFVQEADMITLRDLPVPLRDPIATTIVLEVEGAPETTRKQTSFWIPG; translated from the coding sequence ATGACGACATGGTTCAGCACCGCCCGCTACGGCATGTTCATCCATTACGGTCCCTACTCGGCCGCCGCGCGCGGCGAGTGGGTGGCCAACCGCGAGTCATATACGAAGGACTGCTATATAAAAGACTGCGTGCTTCCATTTGCCGCTTCGCGCTGCGACCCGCGCGAATGGGCGCGGCTCGCGCGGGATGCCGGCATGGGCTATCTCGTGCTCACCACCAGGCATCACGACGGATTCTGCCTCTGGGACACGGGCACCACGGAGTTCAAGGCCACCCGCCTCGGCCCCCGGCGCGACCTTGTGCGCGAATACGTTGACGCCGTCCGCGCGGCCGGCCTCAAGGTCGGCTTTTATTATTCCACGGCAGACTGGTTTCATCCCGATTATCCCGGGGCGCATCATCGCGACTGGCCCCATGGCTGGCCCGACGAGGCGGGGCGAAAACGTTTTATACAATACTGCCGAGCCCAGTTGGAGGAATTGATGACCCGCTACGGGAAGATCGATCTGCTCTGGCACGACGGGTGCATCCCGGAGCCCTTTGATGGAATTGAGACCAATGCCCTGGTCAAGCGCTTGCAGCCGCATATAATGATAAACAACCGTGCCGGCGAACCGTGCGATTTTTATTCCTGCGAGCAGGCCATCAAGCCCGCCGCTCCCGGCAGGCTGTGGGAGGCCTGCATGACACTGAATGACAATTGGGGCTATCACGCCGGCGACAATAATTGGAAAACTCCGCGGCAGGTCATTCGCATGCTCCTCGAAACATCCGGCAACGCGGGCAACCTGCTTCTCAATGTCGGCCCGCGCGCAGATGGCACGATCCCGGAGGAATCCGAGCGCATCCTCCGCGAGGCCGGTGACTGGCTGCGGCGCAACCGCGAGTTCCTGCCAGACTCGGAGCGCTCGCCTTTCAGTTGGAACAACTGGGGGCGCGTCACCACTCGGGGCAATCGCATTTATCTGCACATAATAAACAGCACGGGCGCGACCCTGCGCCAGCCTGACATCAAGAACCGTGTTTTACGTGCCTTTTGTCTCGATGGCGGCAGGGAAGTGCCGTTCGTCCAGGAGGCGGATATGATCACGCTGCGCGATCTGCCGGTCCCGTTGCGCGACCCGATCGCCACGACCATCGTCCTCGAAGTGGAGGGCGCGCCAGAGACAACCCGCAAGCAAACCAGTTTCTGGATTCCGGGATGA
- a CDS encoding uroporphyrinogen decarboxylase family protein — protein sequence MTPRERFLNTLNYQPVDQRPCYLAWPWFDTLARWRREGLPDGVTDVHEHLGVSGLGYRVSNITPAAGVFPDYPVKILREDGEFIYKTDRYGRTAKEFKDHSSFPEWLEFPVKTPEDLRRLLDEHFDVDNLDARFPADWLEQVHAAEQRGDVILIDGGCYYWTLRSVAGVDGAGYLLYDAPELVGELFERYHAVVMEGLRRAVKVTRVDIIGFGEDFACKSGPLLSPAMFRDMILPHYKKVMDFAHAHDVRLTWHDSDGDYRLLLPDMLSAGVNSTCPCEVASGMEPVGLRRQFGRELRIGGGFDKRIVPLGRSAVAAEFARLRPVIEEGGYIPGIDHSIPADVSYDRYREYVDELVKVSAWV from the coding sequence ATGACACCCAGGGAAAGATTTCTCAACACGCTCAATTACCAACCTGTCGATCAACGACCTTGCTACCTTGCCTGGCCGTGGTTTGACACGCTGGCCCGCTGGCGGCGCGAGGGGTTGCCGGATGGAGTGACGGATGTCCACGAGCACCTTGGCGTCAGCGGATTGGGTTATCGTGTCAGCAACATCACGCCGGCGGCTGGTGTGTTTCCCGACTATCCGGTGAAAATCCTGCGCGAGGACGGGGAGTTTATATATAAAACCGATCGATACGGACGCACGGCCAAGGAATTCAAGGACCATTCCTCTTTTCCGGAATGGCTGGAGTTTCCCGTGAAAACACCGGAGGATTTGCGGCGGCTCCTGGACGAGCATTTCGACGTGGACAACCTCGACGCCCGCTTCCCCGCCGACTGGCTGGAGCAGGTTCACGCCGCCGAACAGCGCGGGGATGTCATCCTGATCGATGGCGGCTGTTACTACTGGACGCTGCGCTCGGTGGCGGGCGTGGACGGGGCCGGGTATTTGTTATACGACGCGCCGGAGCTGGTGGGCGAGTTGTTCGAGCGCTACCACGCGGTTGTCATGGAGGGCCTGCGCCGCGCGGTGAAGGTGACGCGGGTGGACATAATCGGATTCGGAGAGGACTTCGCGTGCAAAAGCGGCCCGCTGCTTTCGCCCGCGATGTTCCGCGACATGATTTTGCCTCATTATAAAAAGGTGATGGACTTCGCCCATGCGCATGACGTCCGGCTGACCTGGCATGACAGCGACGGCGACTACCGCCTCCTGCTGCCGGACATGCTTTCCGCCGGCGTGAACAGCACCTGCCCGTGCGAGGTGGCCTCCGGCATGGAGCCGGTCGGGCTGCGGCGTCAGTTCGGGCGCGAGTTGCGCATCGGCGGCGGTTTCGACAAGCGCATCGTGCCGCTGGGCCGGAGCGCGGTGGCGGCGGAGTTTGCGCGCCTGCGCCCCGTCATCGAGGAGGGCGGCTATATTCCCGGCATCGACCACTCCATCCCCGCCGACGTCTCCTACGACCGCTATCGCGAATACGTTGATGAATTGGTGAAAGTGTCCGCATGGGTGTGA
- a CDS encoding LacI family DNA-binding transcriptional regulator, with protein MNNSPARRPTLKEIALKVGLTPAAVSLALRGDPSIPRATGERVMKAAAELGYTPDPELGRLMSYLRRHREARIVSALGLLSLHRDPSLWAKNSFLRRLHENMVKRAGELGFLTEDFFLNDPKISATRMRDIMVARGIKGLVIVCGPAPVDSIGLDLAPFASVTIGYGVGLPLHRVCQHQYEEMFQLLARLRGLGYKRPGLVIETETDRRTRFHYTSAYSIAGRARGKKAVPALLGTEITRDVFSKWVRRHAPDAVIAHGSAAAHVYSGWLARMGKKTPGDIGLAALDVDTFASERCSGIVQDYEQVAAAAVELAASQVRAGEKGIPATPKVLMIEGRWQDGGTTRRQRQGSRAPIS; from the coding sequence GTGAACAACAGCCCCGCACGCCGTCCGACATTGAAGGAGATCGCACTGAAAGTGGGACTCACCCCGGCGGCCGTGTCACTCGCGCTGCGCGGCGACCCGAGCATTCCGCGCGCGACGGGCGAGCGCGTGATGAAGGCGGCGGCGGAACTCGGCTACACGCCCGACCCGGAGCTGGGGCGGCTGATGTCGTATCTGCGCAGGCATCGCGAGGCGCGCATCGTGTCGGCGCTGGGGTTGCTGAGCTTGCACCGGGATCCGTCGTTGTGGGCAAAAAACAGTTTTTTGCGGCGGCTGCATGAGAACATGGTGAAACGCGCGGGCGAGCTCGGGTTTCTGACGGAGGATTTTTTCCTGAACGATCCAAAAATCTCGGCGACGCGCATGCGCGACATCATGGTGGCGCGCGGCATCAAGGGGCTCGTCATCGTATGCGGGCCGGCGCCGGTCGATTCGATCGGTCTGGACCTCGCGCCATTTGCATCGGTGACCATCGGCTATGGCGTGGGCCTGCCGCTGCACCGCGTCTGCCAGCATCAATACGAGGAGATGTTTCAATTGCTGGCGCGTCTCCGCGGGCTCGGTTACAAACGGCCCGGATTGGTCATCGAGACAGAGACCGACCGGCGCACGCGGTTTCATTACACGTCGGCCTACTCGATCGCGGGCCGGGCGCGGGGGAAAAAGGCCGTCCCCGCGCTGCTCGGGACGGAAATCACGCGGGATGTGTTTTCCAAATGGGTGAGGCGGCACGCGCCCGACGCGGTGATCGCGCACGGGAGCGCGGCGGCGCATGTGTATTCCGGGTGGCTCGCGCGGATGGGCAAAAAAACACCCGGCGACATCGGGCTCGCCGCGCTGGACGTGGACACGTTTGCCAGCGAGCGCTGCTCGGGCATCGTGCAGGACTACGAGCAGGTCGCGGCGGCGGCGGTGGAACTGGCGGCATCGCAGGTGCGCGCCGGCGAGAAAGGCATTCCGGCGACGCCGAAGGTGCTGATGATAGAGGGCCGCTGGCAGGACGGAGGCACCACGCGCCGCCAGCGCCAGGGAAGTCGCGCTCCCATTTCCTGA
- a CDS encoding alpha/beta hydrolase yields the protein MQPASPPPTIPLWPDAAPGALGDNPALSLFPAAPDKATGAAMVIFPGGGYVGLSDHEGEGYARWLANLGITGFVVKYRLGAHGYRHPAMLHDAARAVRLVRARAAEWKIDPARVGVMGSSAGGHLAATLLVHFDDGIPGANDPVARQSSRPGLGILCYPVITMGEKTHAGSRDNVIGADAPQALRELLSCERQVTPGTPPCFIWHTWEDDGVPAENSQMFAAALKEAGVPFELHIYEKGAHGIGLAATPDGRMHRWTSACRAWLQERGYARA from the coding sequence ATGCAACCGGCATCACCTCCGCCCACGATTCCACTCTGGCCCGACGCCGCGCCCGGCGCGCTCGGCGACAACCCCGCGCTCTCGCTTTTCCCCGCCGCGCCGGACAAGGCCACGGGCGCGGCGATGGTGATTTTTCCCGGCGGCGGATACGTCGGTTTGTCCGACCACGAGGGCGAAGGCTACGCGCGCTGGCTGGCGAACCTCGGCATCACCGGGTTTGTCGTGAAATACCGTCTCGGCGCGCATGGCTACCGGCATCCCGCGATGCTGCACGACGCCGCGCGCGCCGTGCGCCTCGTCCGCGCCCGCGCCGCCGAATGGAAAATCGATCCCGCGCGTGTCGGCGTGATGGGTTCCAGCGCCGGCGGCCACCTCGCGGCGACGCTCCTCGTGCATTTCGACGACGGCATTCCCGGCGCGAACGATCCGGTGGCGCGGCAAAGCTCGCGCCCCGGCCTTGGCATTCTCTGCTATCCGGTCATCACGATGGGCGAAAAAACCCACGCCGGATCGCGCGACAACGTCATCGGCGCGGACGCGCCGCAAGCGTTGCGCGAATTGCTGTCGTGCGAGCGGCAAGTCACGCCGGGGACGCCGCCGTGCTTCATCTGGCACACGTGGGAGGATGACGGCGTGCCCGCGGAAAATTCGCAGATGTTTGCCGCCGCGTTGAAAGAAGCGGGCGTGCCGTTCGAGTTGCACATTTATGAAAAAGGCGCGCACGGCATCGGCCTTGCCGCCACGCCCGACGGGCGCATGCACCGCTGGACATCCGCCTGCCGCGCCTGGCTGCAAGAGCGCGGGTATGCGCGCGCGTGA